In a single window of the Entelurus aequoreus isolate RoL-2023_Sb linkage group LG16, RoL_Eaeq_v1.1, whole genome shotgun sequence genome:
- the LOC133631308 gene encoding proline-rich proteoglycan 2-like, with the protein MSSCAAGEAQLLLTPVGLQQTTPSSPVGRQTPPCSPVGRQTPPSSPVGLQPTAPPSSPVGLQPTAPPSSPVDLQPTAPSPSPVDQQGSPPPSLVDQQGSPPPSLVDQQGSPPPSLVDQQGSPPPSPGGQQRAPPPPSPGGQQRAPPPSFPVGPPTPAVEPPRQLRRRSTRRRHLTLPRCCGDTWPGGPPPCPPSTLP; encoded by the coding sequence atgagtagctgtgcagctggggaggcacaactactcctcaccccagtgggtctgcaacagacgacgccatcctctccggtgggccggcagacgccaccatgctctccggtgggccggcagacgccaccatcatctccggtgggtctgcaaccaacggcgccaccatcatctccggtgggtctgcaaccaactgcgccaccatcatctccggtggatCTGCAACCAACGGCGCCatcaccctctccggtggaccagcaggggtctccaccaccctctctggtggaccagcaggggtctccaccaccctctctggtggaccagcaggggtctccgccaccctctctggtggaccagcaggggtctccgccaccctctccgggtggccagcagagggcgccgccaccaccctctccgggtggccagcagagggcgccgccaccatccttcccggtgggccctcccacgccggcggtcgagccgcctcgacaattgcggcggcgttcaactcgccgtcgccacctgactcttccccgctgttgcggggacacttggcctggcggcccacctccttgtcctccctccaccctcccttga